One region of Nothobranchius furzeri strain GRZ-AD chromosome 16, NfurGRZ-RIMD1, whole genome shotgun sequence genomic DNA includes:
- the LOC107387811 gene encoding leucine-rich repeat, immunoglobulin-like domain and transmembrane domain-containing protein 2, whose amino-acid sequence MNMDVFYVVLSIALVLNIINAGFSTCLPGCSCTDDNLGRSLLCMETSMDHIPEDIPDDLKKIRMENCHLTELPQGSFSLNSALEYLWLNFNEITLMNIRSLEGLANLTELRLQGNKLTSVPWTTFQDTPKLKILDLKLNRLDALPEHALKHLPSLTYLDLSFNQLTIISKEVFVNWPLYQSAKKAWGKEGLVSNVVLGLHDNPWLCDCRLKGFVEFVGAVGPPIILMNSYLMCSSPVSKVDKFFHEIQLKTCTKPMASVPDSNVTLPLGGNATLRCIVKARPVPTIQWMYILKMIRGFASTHTQIDEDTVTSQLVIPSVHLADRGIYTCMANNFIGNTSANIMLNIDSPNSSAPIPPPVPMISAEDNAHVDIHIAKQTVYGITLEWHAVTDNPAETWFTIHFGKLDTPKKEMIYIGPGINSYSVSDLLPVTKYEVCVTLKNYPPRKGQCILFVTGSDISELEQRERLIHIVVVVCAMVLAVPAGMYACTTEARFSCVDRCVDLCKKRRMHQEDLEGNERQHTFDSLQAASDEALCRDSNEKATKRRKSEDRCKGGSAAYLY is encoded by the exons ATGAACATGGACGTGTTTTATGTTGTGTTAAGTATTGCTCTGGTATTAAATATCATCAATGCCGGATTCTCTACTTGTCTACCGGGTTGCTCCTGCACAGATGACAACTTGGGCAG GTCATTACTATGTATGGAAACTTCCATGGATCACATCCCAGAAGACATCCcggatgatttaaaaaaaatacggaTGGAAAACTGTCACTTGACTGAGTTACCTCAAGGCTCTTTTTCTCTAAATAGTGCCCTGGAGTATCTTTGGCTAAATTTCAATGAGATCACACTGATGAACATTAGAAGCTTGGAAGGGCTCGCCAACCTGACTGAGTTGAGGTTACAAGGAAACAAGCTGACCTCAGTACCATGGACCACATTTCAGGACACGCCCAAACTCAAAATTTTGGATCTGAAGCTCAATCGACTTGATGCACTTCCTGAACATGCTTTGAAACACTTACCATCTTTGACCTACTTAGATTTATCCTTCAATCAGCTTACCATCATATCAAAAGAAGTCTTTGTTAATTGGCCTCTTTATCAATCAGCAAAAAAAGCTTGGGGGAAGGAGGGGCTAGTATCCAACGTGGTTTTGGGGTTGCATGACAACCCTTGGTTGTGTGACTGTCGCCTTAAAGGTTTTGTTGAATTCGTTGGGGCGGTCGGCCCTCCCATCATTCTGATGAACTCTTACTTGATGTGTTCAAGCCCAGTCTCCAAGGTTGACAAATTTTTCCATGAGATCCAGTTAAAAACATGCACCAAACCAATGGCTTCTGTCCCAGATTCTAACGTCACTTTACCTCTCGGAGGAAATGCAACACTGAGATGCATCGTCAAAGCTCGACCAGTCCCAACCATCCAGTGGATGTACATTCTGAAAATGATTAGAGGATTTGCAT CGACACATACTCAGATAGACGAGGATACAGTCACCTCACAACTGGTGATACCATCAGTGCATTTAGCAGACCGAGGGATATACACCTGCATGGCCAACAACTTCATTGGCAACACCTCTGCCAACATCATGCTCAACATCGATTCCCCTAACTCATCTGCTCCCATTCCGCCACCCGTCCCCATGATATCAGCAGAAGACAATGCTCACGTAGATATCCACATTGCCAAGCAAACAGTGTATGGCATCACCTTAGAGTGGCATGCAGTTACAGACAACCCTGCAGAAACATGGTTCACCATTCACTTTGGCAAACTTGATACACCCAAGAAAGAGATGATTTACATTGGCCCTGGCATTAACAGCTACTCAGTCAGCGATCTGCTTCCTGTCACCAAATATGAGGTGTGTGTCACCCTGAAAAACTACCCACCCAGGAAGGGCCAGTGTATTTTATTTGTCACAGGAAGTGACATTAGTGAGCTAGAGCAGAGAGAGAGACTTATCCACATTGTAGTGGTAGTGTGTGCCATGGTGCTTGCTGTGCCAGCTGGCATGTATGCGTGCACAACAGAGGCCAGGTTCAGTTGTGTAGATCGTTGTGTGGATCTATGTAAGAAGCGCAGGATGCATCAGGAGGACCTTGAAGGAAACGAAAGGCAACACACCTTTGACAGCCTGCAGGCAGCCAGCGATGAAGCTCTGTGTAGGGACTCCAATGAAAAGGCAACAAAGAGACGGAAATCTGAGGACAGATGCAAGGGAGGCAGTGCTGCTTACTTATACTAA